From Brevibacillus marinus, a single genomic window includes:
- a CDS encoding helix-turn-helix domain-containing protein — protein MLDLHELADYFAQGAFWIKGVYETEIKPGTYKGHSRANPTPYSGFVFALKGCARFVIEGVPYSLSPGTVAHGGKHMTLTMEIPEPEPFRYILIHYSAAPLAGGKDYAQRHFCLETGENPVIAEMLRMLHSAAGTPGGLPALRSRELFFGILHETLRSARSLQNKGSIGMIEHVLHYLHDHYMEQLTLHKLAAVSGMDSQQFAYYFRKYVGMSPIDYLIRHRIERAKHLLLTSNCTVNEIAECVGYADAHYFSRLFRKHTGCSPTDFRARFANHPPVF, from the coding sequence ATGCTGGATTTGCATGAACTCGCCGACTATTTTGCTCAGGGGGCTTTTTGGATCAAGGGCGTGTATGAAACGGAAATCAAACCGGGAACCTACAAAGGCCATTCCCGCGCCAATCCGACACCTTATTCCGGCTTTGTATTCGCATTGAAAGGCTGCGCCCGTTTTGTGATCGAAGGAGTGCCGTACTCGTTGTCACCGGGGACAGTCGCACACGGGGGCAAACACATGACGTTGACGATGGAGATTCCCGAACCGGAACCTTTCCGATACATCCTCATCCACTACTCCGCTGCGCCATTGGCGGGCGGCAAGGATTACGCGCAACGACATTTCTGCCTGGAGACAGGCGAAAATCCGGTCATTGCCGAGATGCTCAGGATGCTGCACAGCGCGGCGGGAACGCCCGGCGGTCTTCCTGCGCTGCGATCGAGAGAGCTGTTCTTCGGCATTTTGCACGAAACGTTGAGATCAGCGCGCAGCCTGCAGAACAAGGGCAGCATTGGCATGATCGAGCACGTGCTCCACTACCTGCACGATCACTACATGGAGCAGTTGACGCTGCACAAGCTGGCCGCTGTCTCCGGAATGGACAGCCAGCAGTTCGCCTATTATTTCAGAAAGTACGTCGGCATGTCGCCCATTGACTATCTCATTCGCCATCGCATCGAAAGAGCCAAACATCTGCTGCTGACAAGCAACTGTACGGTGAATGAAATCGCGGAATGCGTCGGGTACGCGGATGCGCATTACTTCAGCAGGTTATTCCGCAAACATACGGGTTGTTCGCCAACTGACTTTCGCGCCAGATTCGCGAATCATCCACCTGTCTTTTAG
- a CDS encoding ABC transporter substrate-binding protein has product MRMCQNIAVLFAILLLVSLPISGCGNAAADREPTTGSAVAQQQTSSSSSAAFPKTITHAKGETVIDAKPRKVAITYFPYADHLFAIGEQDVVAGVVGLSYLRNFPVYDPFTKDGRIADLGDQANLEKMLELAPDVIIAWEQDEEIYDELAKIAKTIVIPQSENWQETITKVAAVIGEEAKAAQYIADYNARLQTLAEKMDDSGIKGKTAIFMMTWGKGFNYYGGVRMEPYYEKLGFRKFAGMKDWSEISLEGVSAINPDYIFLGEDFTGTAELALSELASNPVWNSLQAVKNGNLYIVDTEVFGPLAMGQSKGLDVIEQILNR; this is encoded by the coding sequence ATGCGGATGTGCCAAAACATCGCAGTGCTGTTCGCTATATTGTTGCTTGTCAGTTTGCCGATTTCCGGCTGTGGCAATGCCGCGGCCGATCGGGAGCCGACAACGGGCAGTGCTGTCGCGCAGCAACAAACCTCGTCGTCTTCATCCGCTGCGTTTCCCAAGACGATTACCCACGCCAAAGGGGAAACCGTGATTGACGCGAAACCGCGGAAAGTTGCGATTACGTATTTCCCTTATGCGGACCATTTGTTTGCCATCGGCGAACAAGATGTCGTCGCCGGTGTGGTCGGGCTGTCTTATTTGCGCAACTTCCCGGTATACGATCCATTTACAAAAGATGGACGCATCGCCGACCTTGGCGATCAGGCCAATTTGGAAAAAATGCTCGAACTTGCGCCCGATGTCATTATCGCCTGGGAACAGGATGAAGAAATCTACGACGAGCTCGCCAAAATTGCGAAAACGATCGTAATTCCCCAGTCGGAAAACTGGCAGGAGACGATCACGAAAGTGGCGGCCGTCATCGGGGAAGAAGCGAAAGCAGCGCAGTATATCGCAGATTACAATGCCCGGCTGCAAACCTTGGCGGAAAAAATGGACGATTCAGGCATAAAGGGAAAAACAGCGATCTTTATGATGACGTGGGGCAAAGGCTTCAACTATTATGGTGGCGTGCGCATGGAACCGTATTACGAAAAGCTCGGTTTCCGAAAGTTTGCCGGAATGAAGGATTGGAGCGAAATCAGCCTGGAGGGGGTCAGCGCCATCAACCCCGATTACATCTTCCTGGGAGAAGATTTCACTGGCACCGCGGAATTGGCGCTGAGCGAACTGGCGTCCAATCCGGTATGGAACAGCCTCCAGGCTGTGAAAAACGGCAATCTGTACATCGTGGACACGGAAGTATTCGGCCCGCTCGCCATGGGGCAATCAAAAGGGCTGGACGTGATCGAACAAATCCTGAACCGATGA
- a CDS encoding methyltransferase domain-containing protein: protein MAQQAANQWNAQLYDTKMGFVSQLGKAVLDLLAPQEGEKVLDVGCGTGDLTAAIAASGAVPVGIDLSPEMIQKAREKYPSLTFVAANAETYRTEQPFDAVFSNAALHWMKNPAAVIESIWLALRPGGRFVAEFGGKGNIQTIFAAISEELANSGIAAAERNPWYYPSIAEYSTLLERQGFTVVYASLFDRPTSLGTDRDALLPWLETFAGPFFHDFSEAAKAQAFRSITERVRPALYKDGNWLVDYKRLRIVAYKEPVAAT, encoded by the coding sequence ATGGCACAACAGGCAGCCAATCAGTGGAACGCACAACTGTACGATACCAAGATGGGATTCGTTTCGCAGCTGGGAAAAGCGGTGCTCGATCTGCTCGCACCACAGGAAGGGGAAAAGGTGCTTGACGTCGGCTGCGGCACGGGCGACCTGACGGCGGCCATCGCCGCTTCCGGGGCCGTTCCCGTCGGGATTGACCTGTCGCCCGAAATGATCCAAAAAGCGCGCGAGAAATACCCCTCCCTCACCTTCGTGGCGGCAAATGCCGAGACCTACCGCACGGAGCAGCCATTTGACGCCGTGTTTTCCAACGCCGCCTTGCACTGGATGAAAAATCCCGCCGCCGTCATCGAGAGCATCTGGCTTGCCCTGCGGCCCGGCGGCCGGTTCGTGGCCGAATTTGGCGGGAAGGGAAACATTCAAACCATTTTCGCTGCGATCAGCGAGGAACTGGCCAACAGCGGCATTGCTGCCGCGGAGCGGAATCCGTGGTACTACCCCAGCATCGCGGAATACAGCACGCTGTTGGAACGGCAAGGCTTTACCGTTGTCTATGCCAGCTTGTTCGACCGGCCCACTTCGTTGGGAACGGATCGGGACGCACTGCTCCCGTGGCTTGAGACCTTTGCCGGCCCCTTTTTCCACGATTTTTCCGAAGCGGCGAAAGCGCAAGCCTTCCGCAGCATCACGGAAAGGGTTCGCCCCGCTCTCTACAAGGACGGAAACTGGCTCGTCGATTACAAGCGGCTGCGGATCGTCGCGTACAAGGAACCGGTCGCGGCAACGTAA
- a CDS encoding cation diffusion facilitator family transporter — protein sequence MESRQLVEERLKQGKRGVFISLAVYGILALTKLGAGWYTASRALVADGWNSASDVLVSLAILIGLVVAGKPADDDHRYGHFRAETAAALIAALLMAGVGIDQLMGTLQLLFSEQPLERPDPLALYVAGASALAMYLVYRINRSIAQRTNNLAVLAAAYDNRADALVSAAAAAGIAGAQTGAGWLDPIAALIVSGVILKTAWQVGAEAIHSLMDGFQGEKLAEIAARIEQVDGVREIVDLRARYHGSAVHVDVTIGVDHHLSVVESHSLTEQVEQRLLGYENIERVYVHVEPVGNQM from the coding sequence ATGGAAAGTCGTCAGCTTGTGGAAGAACGGTTAAAGCAAGGGAAGCGGGGCGTTTTCATCAGCCTTGCGGTGTACGGGATCTTGGCCTTGACGAAGCTGGGAGCCGGCTGGTACACCGCGTCGCGCGCGTTGGTCGCGGACGGCTGGAACAGCGCGTCCGACGTGCTGGTCTCGCTGGCGATCCTGATCGGGCTGGTGGTCGCCGGGAAGCCTGCGGATGATGACCATCGCTACGGGCATTTTCGCGCGGAGACAGCGGCTGCCTTGATCGCCGCGCTGCTGATGGCTGGGGTCGGGATTGACCAGCTGATGGGAACGCTGCAGCTTTTGTTTTCCGAGCAGCCGCTTGAGCGACCAGATCCTCTCGCGCTCTACGTGGCAGGCGCCAGCGCATTGGCAATGTACTTGGTCTACCGGATCAACCGTTCGATCGCGCAGCGGACGAACAACCTGGCCGTGCTGGCTGCCGCTTACGACAATCGGGCCGATGCGCTGGTCAGCGCAGCGGCGGCAGCGGGGATTGCCGGCGCCCAGACGGGAGCGGGTTGGCTGGACCCGATTGCCGCCCTGATCGTCAGCGGCGTGATTCTGAAAACGGCTTGGCAGGTGGGGGCGGAGGCGATTCATTCGCTGATGGACGGATTTCAGGGCGAGAAGCTGGCGGAGATCGCTGCACGGATCGAACAGGTGGACGGCGTGAGGGAAATCGTCGACCTCCGCGCCCGCTACCACGGAAGCGCGGTGCACGTGGATGTGACGATTGGCGTGGATCACCACTTGAGTGTCGTGGAAAGCCACTCGCTGACCGAGCAGGTGGAACAGCGGCTGCTCGGATACGAAAACATCGAGCGGGTCTATGTGCATGTGGAACCGGTGGGCAATCAGATGTAG
- a CDS encoding metal-dependent hydrolase — protein sequence MDTATHFAMGFGLAGLAHLDPVVAASPGLAEAVMLGTVIGSQAPDLDGLTRLRGSAFYIRHHRGASHSLPALFGWTLAVFLLVQAISPQQHWPHLLGWTFLAVFLHIFVDLFNAYGTQGLSPFSKKWIAFNLIFIFDPLIFALHLAGFLLWMAGANPGPLFFTIYLFLAVYYYLRYKSHRRTTELVRKAIGASGEYTILPTFFGNQWTFVVKTDSHWYVGEVNGGETVVLDTFVRKPESDLIARAKQNPKVQAFLSFTRYAHVEVREHHFGYEVRWFDLRYRARNADKNHYMLVAVVCLDKAYRQLDSFVGWIHRGEEQLAKKLNPEKEVQIN from the coding sequence ATGGATACTGCAACACATTTTGCGATGGGGTTTGGCCTGGCCGGACTGGCTCATCTTGATCCGGTCGTCGCCGCTTCGCCCGGATTGGCCGAAGCCGTCATGCTGGGAACGGTAATCGGTTCACAAGCCCCTGATCTGGACGGGTTAACCCGGCTTCGCGGCAGTGCCTTCTACATCCGCCACCACCGCGGCGCCTCCCATTCGCTCCCGGCCCTGTTTGGTTGGACCCTGGCGGTCTTTCTGCTCGTTCAGGCGATCAGCCCGCAGCAGCATTGGCCGCACCTGCTCGGCTGGACGTTCCTGGCCGTGTTTCTGCACATCTTCGTCGACCTGTTTAACGCTTACGGTACGCAAGGCCTGTCCCCCTTCAGCAAAAAGTGGATCGCGTTCAACTTGATTTTTATCTTCGACCCCCTCATCTTCGCCCTGCACCTGGCCGGCTTTCTGCTCTGGATGGCCGGTGCGAACCCGGGACCGCTTTTTTTCACCATCTACCTGTTCCTTGCCGTCTACTACTATCTGCGCTACAAATCGCACAGGCGAACGACAGAACTCGTCCGCAAAGCGATTGGCGCAAGCGGCGAATATACGATCCTGCCGACGTTTTTTGGCAATCAGTGGACATTTGTCGTCAAAACCGACAGCCACTGGTACGTCGGCGAGGTGAACGGAGGCGAGACGGTCGTTTTGGACACGTTTGTCCGCAAACCGGAGAGCGACTTGATCGCCCGGGCCAAACAGAATCCCAAGGTACAGGCGTTTCTTTCCTTTACCCGCTACGCCCATGTGGAAGTCCGCGAGCATCACTTCGGCTATGAGGTGAGGTGGTTTGATCTGCGCTATCGCGCGCGCAATGCCGATAAAAATCACTACATGCTGGTCGCCGTGGTCTGCCTGGACAAAGCGTACCGGCAGCTCGACTCGTTTGTCGGCTGGATCCATCGCGGCGAAGAACAGCTCGCCAAAAAACTGAACCCGGAAAAGGAAGTCCAGATCAACTAA
- a CDS encoding ISLre2 family transposase codes for MRECNTEFPTMKELETLLFRKLQEQFAAGMARLLESLDECLMHQRDHSRYRLKDQREVQIDTIFGTVRFKRRLYQDRVKGRHVFLLDQMLAFDGREKLSPFLEEVATKFASQGPSYRDSANRLEALLGYRALSHEAIRDKLIARAEQEANVLPEATRRVAHVLFVEVDGLYTSLQRHHQRGMENRMAIVHEGWERNGSRVSLKYKRHYLHTTKGDFWEGFGDFLVRHYDMDENTWLVVNGDGAKWIGECESYFHRCIYTLDRFHVARELRRFLGHLPKAWQTVRQALAAFDSAALLAAVESVPEEKIREENRNEWRKYVAYLRQHRRHLIDYREVLREAGIDTTGMRPMGSAESQMRVMAKRTKRGGYSWSVRGVQAMLQAIIARQEGRRLGGQTKEEAFHLQPMIRVKDLLREVKEQAKGYINGVIRVLHGPYQSSPTGLALKALRG; via the coding sequence ATGCGTGAGTGTAACACGGAATTTCCGACAATGAAAGAGCTAGAAACCCTGTTATTTCGGAAGTTACAGGAACAATTTGCTGCAGGTATGGCTCGCTTGCTGGAATCACTGGACGAGTGTCTGATGCATCAACGGGATCATTCACGCTATCGGTTAAAGGACCAGCGAGAAGTCCAGATCGACACGATCTTTGGTACGGTTCGATTTAAACGGCGCTTGTATCAGGATCGCGTGAAGGGTCGACATGTGTTTTTGTTGGACCAGATGCTGGCCTTTGACGGGCGGGAGAAACTCAGCCCGTTTTTGGAAGAGGTAGCGACCAAGTTTGCCAGCCAAGGTCCCTCGTACCGGGACAGCGCCAACCGCCTGGAAGCGTTGCTGGGGTATCGGGCACTGAGCCATGAGGCAATCCGAGACAAATTGATCGCTCGAGCGGAGCAGGAGGCAAACGTGTTGCCGGAAGCGACCCGAAGGGTGGCCCACGTGCTGTTTGTGGAAGTGGATGGACTTTACACCTCGTTGCAGCGGCATCACCAGAGGGGAATGGAAAACCGAATGGCGATCGTGCATGAGGGATGGGAAAGGAATGGGAGCCGGGTGAGTCTGAAATACAAACGACATTACCTGCATACGACGAAGGGAGACTTCTGGGAAGGGTTTGGCGACTTTCTGGTTCGTCATTACGACATGGATGAAAACACGTGGCTGGTGGTCAATGGGGACGGAGCGAAATGGATCGGGGAATGCGAATCGTACTTTCACCGCTGTATTTACACACTGGATCGCTTTCATGTGGCACGAGAATTACGGCGTTTCCTGGGACACCTGCCCAAGGCGTGGCAGACGGTACGGCAGGCGTTGGCTGCGTTTGATTCGGCTGCATTGCTTGCGGCGGTAGAATCGGTACCGGAGGAAAAGATACGGGAAGAGAATCGGAACGAATGGCGAAAATACGTGGCGTATTTACGGCAACATCGAAGGCATCTGATCGACTATCGAGAGGTACTTCGTGAAGCTGGAATCGATACGACAGGCATGCGACCAATGGGAAGTGCAGAGTCGCAAATGCGGGTGATGGCCAAAAGGACGAAACGAGGGGGCTACAGTTGGAGTGTACGGGGGGTACAGGCGATGTTGCAAGCGATAATAGCTCGACAAGAGGGACGGCGGTTAGGAGGTCAGACGAAAGAGGAAGCGTTCCATTTGCAACCGATGATACGAGTGAAGGATTTGCTGCGGGAGGTCAAAGAACAAGCGAAAGGCTACATAAACGGAGTGATCCGCGTGTTGCACGGGCCATATCAAAGCAGCCCTACCGGGCTGGCATTAAAAGCCCTTCGCGGATGA